A window of Merismopedia glauca CCAP 1448/3 genomic DNA:
AAAAACCACCAATGAGGGTTTGGGGATGGGATCGATGAAAGTTAACGGCAATCGTTGGGGAACAACTTTAACGGCGGATGCGTTGAATATCTTAAATCAGGTTGAGGAAGCTGCAAAAGCAGGGTTGTCAATTAAGTATACTAACCCTCACTGGGAAATTATCTACAACAAGGAGAGGAAAAGCCGTCCTTTCATCGATCCAGCAATTGGGGTGAGAGAAATGATGGTACTGCAACCCTTTACGAGACAAGTTCTGTTTCAAAGGTTTGGCTACACATTGCCTCATTACGGACAAATTAATGAAACCGCAGCTTTTAAAACTAGCCAATTTACCCACATGGGCATGGTAATTCAGGATGATAGCAAAGAAACGCTCAAGTTTTATGAAGAAGTTTTGGGCTTGCTGCGGGTGCGAGACGATGTGGAAACTAGCTACGAATCGTCGTTAGCAGGTAGAGAGATTTTCGATTTAAAACCTGGCGAAAAGTTTTTCGTTACTGCTTTTGACGATCCGCGATCGTCGGCTACAGACTTTATGGCTGCACGTTCTGGTAGACTCTACATCATCAGATTTCCCGATTCTCTACACTTAGAATCGCAGTTTGAGAAGGCACAACCAGGCTGTTTGGGGATGTGTTTGTATACCTATCGCGTGGGTGGATTAGAGGTATATCGCGATAAAGCAAGTCAAGCTCAAAATATTACAGATATAGTTAGCAATGAGTTTGGAGAAAAGAGTTTTTCCTTTGTGGCACCAGATGGTTATTTTTGGACGTTACTAGAAGGTTAGAGAGCATTTATTGAAGATAGTGCGGAAATTATTGACATTTGGCGGCACAACTCTGGGTATTAGACCTAAGATATACTGCTTCTGGACTACCGTCTCAATTTTACTAGCGGTTGCTCTAGCTGGTTTTTCATCTGAAAGCGTCACTCGTCTCTTGGTGATTGTGTTTCTCTTTGTCCAAATAGCATGGCGTTCCACATTGGCAAAAGTCCTCCCCTGGTTTTCACCAAAAACACGATTCATTGTTCTTGGTACTGTCCTTGCTGCGGTGGTGGAGGGCTGTCATATGATCTCCACTCCAGTTTTTCGATCGCTGCGGATTGGGTGGGATACGTCCTTTACCCAAGGACTGCTTTACTATGTGATCGATCTAC
This region includes:
- a CDS encoding VOC family protein; this encodes MTQQPATSIGGIYEVCIGVLEPISAIQYWEQFGYRIGQVGELSAAAAKQLYGVNSALRSIRLYHQDADCGLIRLMVWQKTTNEGLGMGSMKVNGNRWGTTLTADALNILNQVEEAAKAGLSIKYTNPHWEIIYNKERKSRPFIDPAIGVREMMVLQPFTRQVLFQRFGYTLPHYGQINETAAFKTSQFTHMGMVIQDDSKETLKFYEEVLGLLRVRDDVETSYESSLAGREIFDLKPGEKFFVTAFDDPRSSATDFMAARSGRLYIIRFPDSLHLESQFEKAQPGCLGMCLYTYRVGGLEVYRDKASQAQNITDIVSNEFGEKSFSFVAPDGYFWTLLEG